The following are from one region of the Actinoplanes sp. L3-i22 genome:
- a CDS encoding potassium-transporting ATPase subunit F: protein MSAVNLVGLIVAVLLAALLVAALLFPEKF from the coding sequence ATGAGCGCCGTCAACCTCGTCGGCCTGATCGTGGCCGTCCTGCTGGCCGCTCTGCTGGTGGCCGCCCTGCTCTTCCCGGAGAAATTCTGA
- a CDS encoding DUF4118 domain-containing protein, producing the protein MGRGELRIYLGAAPGVGKTYAMLEEAHRRAERGADVVVAFVETHGRKHTTAMIGDLEVLPRREITYRGVAFTETDLPAVLARRPEIAVVDELAHTNVPGAGHAKRWQDVQDLLDAGISVLTTVNVQHLESLNDVVARITGVEQRETVPDAVVRAAEQVELVDMTPEALRRRMAHGNVYQPEKIDAALGNYFRAGNLTALRELALLWLADKVEDQLDRYRADHDIDATWETRERVVVAVAGGPEGDTLIRRAARIAARTKGADLMAVHVTRNDGLAGVDPAVLAKQRLLVESLGGTYHQVGGSDVSRALLEFARGVNATQIVLGASSRGRFAQLLTAGVGVTTTALSGSIDVHLVTHERAGQGRRRERMPAALSRGRRLGGFLTVLLGLPLLTAVLAAVPDPPLVNDILLFLAAVVGVALIGGLWPALLAAVAGSLLLNWFFTPPYGRFTIAEGQNLLALAIFVVVAVAVSWVVDTAARKTRQAARAAAEAQTLAVVAGGVLRGQRPLLALLDRLRETFALQSVTLLEKGVPVAGVGEPACAEPAAADVVVQADEGLLMLLKGHTLDASDRRIVEAFAAQAAVALRQERLAAEAATARPLAEANKLRTALLAAVSHDLRTPLASAKASLAGLRSAEVEFDEEDRAELLATADESLDRLDRLVANLLDMSRLQSGALGVTRIPVGAEEVVPRALDDLGPEGHGVSVRVPDDLPLLATDPGLLERVLVNVIANALRYSPPDRPPMVTGSSHGDTVELRIIDHGPGIPEDRWDDVFLPFQRLGDRDNHNGVGLGLALSRGLTEAMGGTLTPEETPGGGLTMILALPAAT; encoded by the coding sequence GTGGGTCGCGGTGAACTGCGGATCTATCTCGGCGCGGCGCCGGGTGTGGGCAAGACCTACGCGATGCTCGAAGAGGCGCACCGCCGCGCCGAGCGGGGCGCCGACGTGGTGGTCGCCTTCGTCGAGACGCACGGCCGCAAGCACACCACCGCGATGATCGGCGACCTGGAGGTGCTGCCCCGCCGCGAGATCACCTATCGCGGCGTGGCCTTCACCGAGACCGATCTCCCGGCCGTCCTGGCCCGGCGGCCGGAGATCGCGGTGGTCGACGAGCTGGCGCACACCAACGTGCCCGGCGCCGGGCACGCCAAGCGCTGGCAGGACGTCCAGGACCTGCTCGACGCCGGGATCAGCGTGCTGACCACGGTGAACGTGCAGCACCTGGAGTCGCTCAACGACGTGGTCGCCCGGATCACCGGCGTCGAGCAGCGGGAGACCGTGCCGGACGCCGTGGTCCGCGCCGCCGAGCAGGTCGAGCTGGTCGACATGACCCCGGAGGCGCTGCGCCGGCGGATGGCGCACGGCAACGTCTACCAGCCGGAGAAGATCGACGCGGCGCTCGGCAACTACTTCCGGGCCGGGAACCTCACCGCGCTGCGCGAGCTGGCCCTGCTCTGGCTCGCCGACAAGGTCGAGGACCAGCTCGACCGCTACCGGGCCGACCACGACATCGACGCCACCTGGGAGACCCGGGAACGCGTGGTGGTCGCGGTCGCCGGCGGCCCGGAGGGCGACACGCTGATCCGGCGGGCCGCCCGGATCGCCGCCCGCACCAAGGGCGCCGACCTGATGGCCGTGCACGTGACCCGCAACGACGGGCTGGCCGGCGTCGACCCGGCGGTGCTGGCCAAGCAGCGCCTGCTGGTGGAGAGCCTGGGCGGGACGTACCACCAGGTCGGGGGCAGCGACGTGTCCCGGGCGCTGCTGGAGTTCGCGCGCGGGGTGAACGCCACCCAGATCGTGCTCGGCGCCTCCAGCCGGGGCCGGTTCGCCCAGCTGCTCACCGCCGGCGTCGGGGTGACCACCACGGCGCTGTCCGGGTCGATCGACGTGCACCTGGTCACCCACGAGCGCGCCGGGCAGGGCCGGCGCCGGGAACGGATGCCGGCCGCGCTGTCCCGGGGCCGCCGGCTCGGCGGGTTCCTCACCGTGCTGCTCGGCCTGCCGCTGCTGACCGCGGTGCTCGCCGCCGTGCCCGACCCGCCGCTGGTCAACGACATCCTGCTGTTCCTGGCCGCGGTGGTCGGGGTGGCGCTGATCGGCGGGCTGTGGCCGGCCCTGCTCGCCGCGGTCGCCGGGTCGCTGCTGCTGAACTGGTTCTTCACCCCGCCCTACGGCCGGTTCACCATCGCCGAGGGGCAGAACCTGCTGGCCCTGGCGATCTTCGTGGTGGTCGCGGTGGCGGTCAGCTGGGTCGTCGACACGGCCGCCCGCAAGACCCGGCAGGCGGCGCGGGCCGCGGCCGAGGCGCAGACCCTGGCCGTGGTGGCCGGCGGGGTGCTGCGCGGGCAGCGGCCGTTGCTCGCGCTGCTGGACCGGCTGCGCGAGACGTTCGCGCTGCAGTCGGTGACGCTGCTGGAGAAGGGCGTGCCGGTGGCCGGGGTGGGCGAGCCGGCCTGCGCCGAGCCGGCCGCGGCGGACGTCGTGGTACAGGCCGACGAGGGGCTGTTGATGCTGCTCAAGGGGCACACGCTGGACGCGTCCGACCGGCGGATCGTGGAGGCGTTCGCGGCCCAGGCCGCGGTCGCGCTGCGCCAGGAACGGCTGGCCGCCGAGGCGGCCACCGCGCGACCCCTGGCCGAGGCGAACAAGCTGCGGACCGCGCTGCTCGCGGCCGTCAGCCACGACCTGCGTACGCCGCTGGCCAGCGCCAAGGCGTCGCTCGCCGGCCTGCGCAGCGCCGAGGTGGAGTTCGACGAGGAGGATCGGGCGGAGCTGCTGGCGACCGCGGACGAGTCGCTCGACCGGCTCGATCGGCTCGTCGCGAACCTGCTCGACATGAGCCGGCTGCAGTCCGGGGCGCTGGGTGTGACGCGGATCCCGGTGGGCGCCGAGGAGGTCGTACCCAGGGCGCTTGATGATCTGGGCCCGGAGGGCCATGGGGTTTCCGTTCGGGTGCCGGATGACCTGCCGCTCCTGGCGACCGACCCGGGCCTGCTGGAACGGGTGCTGGTCAACGTGATCGCGAACGCGCTGCGCTACAGCCCGCCGGACCGGCCGCCGATGGTCACCGGCAGCAGTCACGGCGACACCGTCGAGTTGCGGATCATCGACCACGGGCCGGGCATCCCGGAGGACCGGTGGGACGATGTGTTCCTGCCGTTCCAGCGCCTCGGCGACCGGGACAACCACAACGGCGTCGGGCTCGGCCTGGCGCTGTCCCGCGGTCTGACCGAGGCGATGGGCGGCACGCTCACGCCCGAAGAGACCCCCGGAGGCGGCCTCACCATGATCCTCGCGCTGCCGGCCGCCACATGA
- a CDS encoding universal stress protein: MNVVVWVREGVWPAAVDAARELAGADDRVTLVHVLDPAIAAGAHAAYAGLLGRGSRVRRDPGTAVEAAAVAVANEIMAAAQERLGRDAATVFRRGRIEREVVAACDGMDLLVLARDGDVDRAGPKSLGPAGRFVVDHAPCRVLLVWPAP; encoded by the coding sequence ATGAACGTGGTGGTGTGGGTTCGGGAGGGGGTTTGGCCCGCGGCGGTCGACGCGGCGCGGGAGCTGGCCGGCGCCGACGACCGGGTGACGCTGGTGCACGTGCTCGACCCGGCGATCGCGGCCGGGGCGCACGCGGCCTACGCCGGGCTGCTCGGACGCGGTAGCCGGGTGCGGCGGGACCCCGGGACCGCCGTCGAGGCCGCGGCCGTGGCCGTCGCGAACGAGATCATGGCGGCGGCTCAGGAGCGGCTGGGGCGGGACGCGGCGACCGTCTTCCGGCGCGGGCGGATCGAGCGGGAGGTCGTCGCCGCGTGCGACGGGATGGACCTGCTCGTGCTGGCCCGGGACGGCGACGTGGACCGGGCGGGGCCGAAGAGCCTGGGCCCGGCCGGCCGGTTCGTCGTCGATCACGCGCCGTGCCGGGTGCTGCTGGTGTGGCCCGCGCCATAG
- the kdpA gene encoding potassium-transporting ATPase subunit KdpA, which yields MAGWLLVLSLVVALVAVYRPFGDYMYRVVVGGKHTVVERGVYRAVGVDPATEQTWGVYARSVLAFSAVSILFLYLLLRVQDRLWLSLGMDPVTSHIAWNTAVSFVTNTNWQAYSGESTMGHLAQMAGLAVQNFVSAGVGIAVAVALLRGFAGRRAGTLGNFWVDLTRITLRILLPICVLVTIVFMVGGVVQNLSGGTDVTTLTGATQHLTGGPVASQEAIKELGTNGGGFYNANSAHPFENPSVWTNWLQIFLIFLIPFSLPRVFGRMVGQNRQGYAIVAVMAVLALASIALTVGFETHGAGTVPQAVGSAMEGKETRFGVSGSAVFAAATTLTSTGAVNSFHDSYTSLGGMMPMVNMMLGEVAPGGVGSGLYGLLILAMITVFVAGLMVGRTPEYLGKKIGGREIKLASLYFLVTPVLVLAGTAAAFATGHNSTALNTGPHGLSEVLYAFTSAANNNGSAFGGITVNTPWWDTATGLAMLIGRFLPLILVLALAGSLARQQPVPESEGTLPTHQPLFVGMVVGVTVVLVALTFLPALALGPIAEGLS from the coding sequence ATGGCCGGCTGGCTTCTCGTGCTCTCGCTGGTCGTCGCGCTGGTCGCGGTCTACCGGCCGTTCGGCGACTACATGTACCGCGTGGTGGTCGGCGGGAAACACACCGTCGTCGAGCGCGGTGTCTACCGCGCGGTCGGCGTCGATCCCGCGACCGAGCAGACCTGGGGCGTCTACGCCCGGTCGGTGCTCGCCTTCTCCGCCGTCTCGATCCTCTTCCTTTATCTGCTGCTGCGCGTGCAGGACAGGCTGTGGCTGTCGCTGGGCATGGACCCGGTGACCAGCCACATCGCCTGGAACACCGCGGTCAGCTTCGTGACCAACACCAACTGGCAGGCGTACTCGGGTGAGTCCACGATGGGCCACCTCGCGCAGATGGCCGGCCTGGCGGTGCAGAACTTCGTCTCGGCCGGCGTCGGCATCGCCGTCGCGGTGGCGCTGCTGCGCGGCTTCGCCGGGCGCCGGGCGGGCACGCTGGGCAACTTCTGGGTCGACCTGACCCGGATCACGCTGCGGATCCTGCTGCCGATCTGCGTGCTCGTCACGATCGTCTTCATGGTCGGCGGGGTGGTGCAGAACCTCTCCGGCGGCACCGACGTCACCACGCTGACCGGGGCGACCCAGCACCTCACCGGCGGGCCGGTCGCCTCCCAGGAGGCGATCAAGGAGCTGGGCACGAACGGCGGCGGCTTCTACAACGCCAACTCGGCGCACCCGTTCGAGAACCCGTCGGTGTGGACGAACTGGCTGCAGATCTTCCTGATCTTCCTGATCCCGTTCAGCCTGCCGCGGGTCTTCGGCCGGATGGTCGGACAGAACCGGCAGGGCTACGCGATCGTCGCCGTGATGGCGGTGCTGGCGCTGGCCAGCATCGCGCTGACGGTGGGCTTCGAGACGCACGGGGCCGGCACGGTGCCGCAGGCGGTCGGCTCGGCGATGGAGGGCAAGGAGACCCGGTTCGGGGTCAGCGGCTCGGCGGTCTTCGCGGCGGCGACCACGCTCACCTCGACCGGGGCGGTGAACAGCTTCCACGACTCGTACACGTCGCTCGGCGGCATGATGCCGATGGTCAACATGATGCTCGGCGAGGTCGCCCCGGGCGGGGTCGGTTCCGGCCTCTACGGCCTGCTCATCCTCGCGATGATCACGGTGTTCGTGGCCGGTCTGATGGTCGGGCGCACGCCGGAGTACCTGGGCAAGAAGATCGGCGGCCGGGAGATCAAACTGGCCTCGCTCTACTTCCTGGTCACGCCGGTCCTGGTGCTGGCCGGCACCGCGGCGGCGTTCGCCACCGGGCACAACTCGACGGCGCTGAACACCGGCCCGCACGGCCTCTCCGAGGTCCTCTACGCCTTCACCAGCGCGGCCAACAACAACGGCTCGGCGTTCGGCGGCATCACCGTCAACACGCCCTGGTGGGACACCGCCACCGGACTGGCCATGCTGATCGGCCGGTTCCTGCCGCTGATCCTGGTCCTCGCGCTGGCCGGCTCGCTGGCCAGACAGCAGCCGGTGCCGGAGTCCGAGGGCACGCTCCCGACCCACCAGCCGCTCTTCGTCGGCATGGTCGTCGGCGTGACCGTCGTGCTCGTCGCGCTCACCTTCCTCCCCGCACTCGCGCTCGGCCCCATCGCGGAGGGTCTCTCATGA
- a CDS encoding hemolysin family protein, protein MISARELMSAVGGYGWQVVLVVVLVLLNAAFSGSEMALISLRESQLQRLERQTRTGRTLAKLARDPNRFLATIQIGITLAGFLASAAAAVSLAQPLIEPLSFLGTAAEPAAIFVITIILTFFTLVVGELAPKRVAMQRAEGWALLVARPLDVLATLSRPVIWFLGKATDLVVRMAGGDPNAGREEVSTEEIRDMVAQQQEFTPEQRTIISGAFEIADRTLREILVPRRDVLILPAVMRSPQALQLLVEGGHSRAPVTGPLGLDDVLGVVHLRDLIGADGHVIDHMFTPVFLPETLKITDAMRQLRTQRQQLAMVVDERGAIDGIITMEDLVEEVVGEIYDETDRDVQSVVREDDGAMLLPGTFPIHDLPDIGVEIEEVDEGDYTTVAGLVLARLGHIPTAPGETVSIDGHTAEVVEVTGRAITRLRLRPVAKESPATVG, encoded by the coding sequence ATGATCTCTGCGAGGGAGTTGATGTCCGCCGTGGGCGGATACGGGTGGCAAGTTGTTCTCGTCGTAGTGCTGGTCCTGCTCAACGCGGCGTTCTCCGGCAGTGAGATGGCGCTGATCTCGCTCCGGGAGAGCCAGCTGCAACGCCTGGAGCGGCAGACCCGCACCGGGCGCACGCTGGCCAAGCTCGCCAGGGATCCGAATCGGTTCCTCGCCACCATTCAGATCGGCATCACGCTGGCCGGCTTCCTGGCGTCGGCGGCCGCGGCCGTCTCGCTCGCCCAGCCGCTGATCGAGCCGCTCAGCTTCCTCGGCACCGCCGCCGAGCCGGCCGCGATCTTCGTGATCACCATCATCCTGACGTTCTTCACGCTGGTGGTCGGCGAGCTCGCGCCGAAGCGGGTGGCGATGCAGCGCGCCGAGGGCTGGGCGCTGCTGGTGGCCCGGCCGCTGGACGTGCTGGCGACGCTCTCCCGGCCGGTGATCTGGTTCCTCGGCAAGGCCACCGACCTGGTGGTCCGGATGGCCGGCGGCGACCCGAACGCGGGCCGCGAGGAGGTCAGCACCGAGGAGATCCGCGACATGGTCGCCCAGCAGCAGGAGTTCACCCCGGAACAGCGCACGATCATCAGCGGCGCGTTCGAGATCGCCGACCGGACCCTGCGGGAGATCCTGGTCCCGCGCCGCGACGTGCTGATCCTGCCGGCCGTGATGCGCTCCCCGCAGGCGTTGCAGCTGCTGGTCGAGGGCGGGCACTCGCGGGCGCCGGTGACCGGGCCGCTGGGCCTGGACGACGTGCTCGGCGTGGTGCACCTGCGGGACCTGATCGGCGCCGACGGGCACGTCATCGACCACATGTTCACCCCGGTCTTCCTGCCCGAGACGCTGAAGATCACCGACGCGATGCGCCAGTTGCGCACCCAGCGCCAGCAGCTCGCCATGGTGGTCGACGAGCGCGGCGCGATCGACGGGATCATCACGATGGAGGACCTCGTCGAGGAAGTGGTCGGCGAGATCTACGACGAGACCGACCGGGACGTGCAGTCGGTGGTCCGCGAGGACGACGGCGCGATGCTGCTGCCCGGCACGTTCCCGATCCACGACCTGCCGGACATCGGCGTCGAGATCGAGGAGGTGGACGAGGGCGACTACACCACGGTCGCCGGGCTGGTGCTGGCCCGGCTCGGGCACATCCCGACCGCGCCCGGCGAGACGGTCTCGATCGACGGGCACACCGCCGAGGTCGTCGAGGTGACCGGGCGGGCGATCACCCGGCTGCGGCTGCGGCCGGTGGCCAAGGAGAGCCCGGCCACGGTCGGCTGA
- the kdpB gene encoding potassium-transporting ATPase subunit KdpB, with amino-acid sequence MTVVLEKPPTKPTIATVRRNALPDALRKLDPRTMWRNPVMFIVEIGAVFTTVLSITDPSVFAWLITVWLWLTVLFANLAEAVAEGRGKAQAAALRAAKQDTVAHLRDGRTVPAPELKLGDVVVVEAGQIIPGDGDVIEGIASVDESAITGESAPVIRESGGDRSAVTGGTRVLSDRIVVRITQRPGESFVDRMIALVEGADRQKTPNEIALNILLAALTIIFLLAVVTLQPLAIFSKAYQAAAPDTTAIDAHGVTGIVLVSLLVCLIPTTIGALLSAIGIAGMDRLVQRNVLAMSGRAVEAAGDVNTLLLDKTGTITLGNRQAAEFVPANGVDPQVLADAAQLSSLADETPEGRSIVVLAKNEYGLREREPGLMATAVWVPFSAQTRMSGVDLGDRKIRKGAAAAVLKWARGSSPEVDAIVDRISAEGGTPLVVAENDRILGVIHLKDVVKSGMKARFDEMRKMGIRTVMITGDNPRTAAAIAAEAGVDDFLAEATPEDKLAYIRKEQQGGRLVAMTGDGTNDAPALAQADVGVAMNTGTSAAKEAGNMVDLDSDPTKLIEIVEIGKQLLITRGALTTFSIANDIAKYFAIIPAMFAGVYPGLDTLNVMRLHSPGSAILSAVVFNAVVIVFLIPLALRGVRYRPSSASALLRRNLLIYGLGGVVAPFLGIKLIDLFVQLIPGI; translated from the coding sequence ATGACCGTCGTCCTGGAAAAACCACCAACCAAACCGACAATTGCCACGGTACGGCGTAACGCCCTCCCCGACGCACTGCGGAAACTCGACCCGCGCACCATGTGGCGCAACCCGGTCATGTTCATCGTGGAGATCGGCGCCGTCTTCACCACGGTCCTGTCGATCACCGACCCGAGCGTGTTCGCCTGGCTGATCACCGTCTGGCTGTGGCTGACCGTGCTCTTCGCGAACCTGGCCGAGGCGGTCGCCGAGGGGCGGGGCAAGGCCCAGGCCGCCGCGCTGCGAGCCGCCAAGCAGGACACCGTCGCCCACCTGCGGGACGGCCGGACCGTGCCGGCCCCGGAGCTCAAGCTCGGCGACGTGGTGGTGGTCGAGGCCGGGCAGATCATCCCCGGTGACGGCGACGTCATCGAGGGCATCGCCAGCGTCGACGAGTCGGCGATCACCGGCGAGTCGGCGCCGGTGATCCGCGAGTCCGGCGGCGACCGGTCCGCGGTCACCGGCGGCACCAGGGTGCTCTCCGACCGGATCGTCGTGCGGATCACCCAGCGGCCCGGCGAGAGCTTCGTGGACCGGATGATCGCCCTGGTCGAGGGCGCCGACCGGCAGAAGACGCCGAACGAGATCGCGCTGAACATCCTGCTCGCCGCGCTCACGATCATCTTCCTGCTGGCCGTGGTGACCCTGCAGCCGCTGGCGATCTTCAGCAAGGCGTACCAGGCGGCCGCGCCGGACACCACCGCGATCGACGCCCACGGCGTGACCGGGATCGTGCTGGTCTCGCTGCTGGTCTGCCTGATCCCGACCACGATCGGGGCGCTGCTCTCGGCGATCGGGATCGCCGGCATGGACCGGCTGGTGCAGCGCAACGTCCTCGCCATGAGCGGGCGCGCCGTCGAGGCGGCCGGCGACGTGAACACGCTGCTGCTCGACAAGACCGGCACGATCACGCTGGGCAATCGGCAGGCCGCTGAATTCGTACCCGCAAATGGGGTTGATCCTCAGGTTCTGGCGGACGCCGCGCAGTTGAGCAGCCTGGCCGACGAGACGCCCGAGGGACGTTCGATCGTGGTCCTCGCCAAGAACGAGTACGGCCTGCGCGAGCGCGAGCCGGGGCTGATGGCCACGGCCGTCTGGGTGCCGTTCAGCGCGCAGACCCGGATGAGCGGCGTCGACCTCGGCGACCGGAAGATCCGCAAGGGCGCCGCCGCCGCGGTGCTCAAGTGGGCGCGGGGGAGCAGCCCGGAGGTCGACGCGATCGTCGACCGGATCAGTGCCGAGGGCGGCACCCCCCTCGTGGTGGCCGAGAACGATCGGATCCTCGGCGTGATCCACCTCAAGGACGTGGTCAAGTCCGGGATGAAGGCCCGGTTCGACGAGATGCGCAAGATGGGCATCCGGACCGTGATGATCACCGGCGACAACCCGCGCACCGCGGCGGCGATCGCCGCGGAGGCCGGCGTCGACGACTTCCTGGCCGAGGCCACCCCGGAGGACAAGCTCGCCTACATCCGTAAGGAACAGCAGGGCGGGCGGCTGGTCGCGATGACCGGCGACGGCACGAACGACGCCCCGGCGCTGGCCCAGGCGGACGTCGGGGTGGCGATGAACACCGGCACGTCGGCCGCCAAGGAGGCCGGCAACATGGTCGACCTCGACTCCGACCCGACCAAGCTGATCGAGATCGTCGAGATCGGCAAGCAGCTGCTGATCACCCGGGGCGCGCTGACCACGTTCTCGATCGCGAACGACATCGCCAAGTACTTCGCGATCATCCCGGCCATGTTCGCCGGGGTCTACCCGGGCCTGGACACGCTCAACGTGATGCGGCTGCACTCGCCCGGCTCGGCGATCCTGTCCGCGGTCGTCTTCAACGCCGTGGTGATCGTCTTCCTGATCCCGCTGGCGCTGCGCGGGGTCCGGTACCGGCCGTCGTCGGCGAGCGCGCTGCTGCGCCGCAACCTGCTGATCTACGGCCTGGGCGGCGTCGTCGCGCCGTTCCTCGGCATCAAGCTCATCGACCTGTTCGTCCAGCTCATCCCCGGGATCTGA
- a CDS encoding TetR/AcrR family transcriptional regulator: MVRWEPGAGGRLREAAMELYVERGFEQTTVAEIAQRAGVTARTFFRHFADKREVLFAGSEELSKGLVQAIAEVPAGAGAMAAIAVALDAGADFLGLDHTRSRQRQSIIEANPELLERELIKMARLGRALADGLRARGVGDPEAALAAETGIVVVRVAFGRWVSETDPGDLKAVMRDTLAALRTVTKA; encoded by the coding sequence ATGGTGCGCTGGGAGCCGGGAGCCGGTGGACGTCTGCGGGAAGCGGCGATGGAGCTGTACGTCGAGCGCGGCTTCGAGCAGACCACGGTGGCCGAGATCGCCCAGCGGGCCGGGGTCACCGCCCGGACGTTCTTCCGGCACTTCGCGGACAAGCGGGAGGTGCTCTTCGCCGGCTCGGAGGAGCTGTCGAAAGGGCTGGTCCAGGCGATCGCCGAGGTGCCGGCCGGGGCGGGCGCGATGGCGGCGATCGCGGTCGCGCTGGACGCCGGCGCGGACTTCCTCGGGCTCGACCACACCCGGTCCCGGCAGCGTCAGTCGATCATCGAGGCCAACCCGGAGCTGCTGGAACGCGAGCTGATCAAGATGGCGCGACTGGGCCGGGCGCTCGCCGACGGGTTGCGGGCGCGCGGGGTCGGCGATCCGGAGGCGGCGCTCGCGGCGGAGACCGGGATCGTCGTGGTGCGGGTCGCGTTCGGCCGCTGGGTGTCCGAAACCGATCCCGGCGACCTGAAGGCCGTCATGCGCGACACGCTGGCCGCCTTGCGCACCGTGACAAAAGCCTAG
- a CDS encoding potassium-transporting ATPase subunit C — MRLPAWLAQHLAALRALLVFTVLLGLAYPLLFVGLGKIPGLGEDRTLIGQSFTDADGNPVPKYFQSRPSAAGDGYDPTSTGASNLGPEDVVDTQDRKSLLTRVCERSLAVGKLEGMDGSRPYCTADGVGAVLAVFYRDGFTGPVTRVVSVNQTGVPFVSTYRGVGVESAKIGEDYVALGGVITPIRGDAPVDPVVPADAVTASGSGLDPDISGQYADLQAARVARERGVTLDRVHQLIRENTSSGVVNVLKLNTALDGVNHPTTPKTD, encoded by the coding sequence ATGCGCCTACCTGCCTGGCTCGCTCAACATCTCGCGGCGCTGCGCGCGCTGCTCGTCTTCACCGTCCTGCTCGGCCTGGCCTATCCGCTGCTCTTCGTCGGCCTCGGCAAGATCCCCGGGCTGGGGGAGGACCGGACGCTCATCGGTCAGTCCTTTACCGACGCCGACGGCAACCCGGTGCCGAAGTACTTCCAGAGCCGTCCGTCGGCGGCCGGCGACGGATACGACCCGACGTCGACCGGCGCCAGCAACCTGGGACCGGAGGACGTGGTCGACACCCAGGACCGGAAGAGTCTGCTCACCCGGGTTTGCGAGCGCAGCCTCGCGGTCGGGAAGCTGGAGGGCATGGACGGCAGCCGCCCCTACTGCACTGCCGACGGGGTCGGCGCGGTGCTCGCGGTCTTCTACCGGGACGGGTTCACCGGGCCGGTCACCCGGGTGGTCTCGGTCAACCAGACCGGGGTCCCGTTCGTCAGCACCTATCGGGGAGTCGGCGTGGAGTCCGCCAAGATCGGCGAGGATTATGTGGCGCTGGGCGGGGTGATCACCCCGATCCGCGGTGACGCGCCGGTCGATCCGGTGGTCCCGGCAGACGCGGTCACCGCCAGCGGCTCCGGCCTCGATCCCGATATTTCCGGACAATACGCAGATCTTCAGGCGGCTCGGGTGGCCCGGGAACGCGGCGTCACACTGGACCGGGTGCACCAACTGATCAGGGAGAACACCTCGAGTGGCGTGGTCAACGTGCTGAAGCTGAACACCGCGCTGGACGGCGTGAACCATCCCACCACCCCTAAAACGGACTAA
- a CDS encoding SLC13 family permease, with amino-acid sequence MSTIVALVLLGAVLGFAVARPRGLPEAVAAVPAALICVLFHLVAPGEAFDEVRALLPTVLFLAAVLVLAHLAEVHGVFEWAGTAVARFGRGRPRRLLTAVFAAAALTTAVLSLDATVVLLTPVVLTVAARAGVRPRPHVYACTHLANSASLLLPVSNLTNLLAFAASGLSFAGFAALMAVPWLAVIAVEYVIFRLFFARDLRGRASEPPAPGPAPKYALVVLAATLAGFAALQPLGVEPAWVAAAGALALAVPLLRRGRVRVGTLLAEANPMFCAFVLGLGVVVLAVRTNGLGDWIDGLVPRHSDLLALLAVAGLAALLANLLNNLPATLVLLPAAAHSPGLLLAVLIGVNVGPNLTYVGSLATLLWRRILHARDAAPRTSEFLLLGLATVPLCLVAAVVALWAGLRLTGVA; translated from the coding sequence GTGTCCACGATCGTCGCGCTCGTGCTGCTGGGCGCGGTGCTCGGTTTCGCCGTCGCCCGGCCGCGCGGTCTTCCCGAAGCGGTCGCCGCGGTTCCCGCGGCGCTGATCTGCGTCCTTTTCCACCTGGTCGCCCCCGGCGAGGCTTTCGACGAGGTACGGGCGTTGCTCCCGACCGTGCTGTTCCTCGCCGCCGTCCTGGTCCTGGCGCACCTCGCCGAGGTGCACGGGGTGTTCGAGTGGGCCGGCACCGCCGTCGCCCGCTTCGGCCGCGGCCGTCCGAGACGGCTGCTGACCGCGGTCTTCGCGGCGGCCGCGCTGACCACCGCGGTGCTCAGCCTGGACGCCACGGTCGTGCTGCTCACCCCGGTCGTGCTGACCGTCGCCGCGCGTGCCGGGGTCCGGCCGCGCCCGCACGTCTACGCCTGCACGCACCTGGCGAACTCCGCGTCGCTGCTGCTGCCGGTCTCGAACCTGACGAACCTGCTGGCGTTCGCGGCCAGCGGGCTCAGCTTCGCCGGATTCGCGGCGCTGATGGCGGTGCCGTGGCTCGCGGTGATCGCCGTCGAGTACGTGATCTTCCGCCTCTTCTTCGCCCGGGACCTGCGCGGCCGCGCCTCGGAGCCGCCCGCGCCCGGGCCCGCGCCGAAGTACGCCCTGGTCGTGCTGGCCGCGACGCTCGCCGGGTTCGCCGCGCTACAGCCGCTCGGGGTCGAGCCGGCCTGGGTGGCGGCGGCCGGGGCCCTCGCGCTGGCGGTGCCGCTGCTGCGCCGCGGCCGGGTCCGGGTCGGCACCCTGCTCGCCGAGGCGAACCCGATGTTCTGCGCGTTCGTGCTCGGGCTCGGCGTGGTGGTGCTGGCGGTGCGGACCAACGGGCTCGGCGACTGGATCGACGGGCTGGTCCCGCGGCACAGCGACCTGCTTGCGCTGCTGGCCGTGGCCGGGCTGGCGGCGCTGCTCGCGAACCTGCTGAACAACCTGCCGGCCACGCTGGTGCTGCTGCCGGCCGCGGCGCACTCCCCCGGGCTGCTGCTGGCGGTGCTGATCGGGGTGAACGTGGGACCGAACCTGACCTATGTCGGGTCGCTGGCGACGCTGCTCTGGCGGCGGATCCTGCACGCTCGGGACGCCGCCCCGCGTACTTCGGAATTCTTGTTGCTGGGGTTGGCGACCGTGCCGTTGTGCCTGGTCGCGGCGGTCGTGGCACTCTGGGCCGGCCTGCGCCTCACCGGCGTTGCCTAG